The proteins below come from a single Maylandia zebra isolate NMK-2024a linkage group LG23, Mzebra_GT3a, whole genome shotgun sequence genomic window:
- the fam171b gene encoding protein FAM171B: MPAAERHPPPLLLFLPSLLLISCLDGVARAAAALEEGGGLTAGAGDPSGTYTAASSRAATLSALSAEPQFALKVLVRDLVTRQPLSGASVDVYVNHTLRTSAQTGEMGEVLLWVPYTPGLGLTLLGSMGGYVPSLLPWSTNKRPIFSSVTLLLLPHSQGNIWLYEDSVLITGKVPDSSSQPMVKFPKNILTIPDKTNISSVMAFLTVPHPHLAKDCTNCTPGFISNKSVFRSIDLKAVAAISVLLYSGGEEIQVRGPIQISLPLGHHTHLRASDTVPAWAFNQKTGGWENHGLGIVKTVGNELVWTYTASHLGYWIAAPLPSSRDYLGHANSLDFLSYHTYLLVGILGGTLAIVIGFLSLLLCHCGGSYREPRRRRARFSKLTVVKKDQTTSTHMEEGLLFRSGDNSLATCSIQCEPSSTPRHKANYNIYVEDPGTRATAPLYENITPDRMKGPQPPPHYINSEEVSRLREKSEQNRANINCDNFFQDKLVHIYNQPVAIIPAPELFSAQEQQLPGCKSATFPRNGSEYDAHSEPASKDSYTQTLPKVPHHHSQGGSSPQQSSQDDTQPLETPPQGQGPNSVWGRYSNLLESSVSVPGTLNEAAGMEGFNTGHGVPSELQGISERTLLELTRGKSLSSHPRAWFVSLDGKPAAQVRHSIIELQSHHRPPSSNDTSLDSGVDMNEPQQSIRETERDRPSIRASSLPHHSRGGRYGEEQDLSSSESGTTATCTPEDPSLRNILDGSSGAIPNIPEERDGMDTSSAQEDSESRGTPPPRRLRKVREKGKTEKRSAKHIREGRPLTKRS, translated from the exons ATGCCCGCCGCTGAACGCCACCCACCGCCGCTGCTCCTCTTCTTGCCGTCGCTGCTGCTGATCTCCTGCCTGGATGGGGTGGCGAGGGCAGCAGCGGCACTGGAGGAGGGCGGCGGCCTCACGGCCGGGGCCGGAGACCCGTCCGGCACCTACACCGCCGCCTCGAGCCGAGCCGCCACCCTCTCGGCTCTATCAGCAG AGCCTCAGTTTGCCCTGAAGGTCCTGGTGAGGGATCTGGTGACCCGCCAGCCCCTGTCGGGGGCTTCGGTGGACGTCTACGTCAACCACACCTTGAGGACTTCTGCCCAGACCGGGGAGATGGGGGAGGTTCTGCTCTGGGTGCCGTACACCCCGGGCCTCGGTCTGACCCTGCTGGGCAGCATGGGAGGCTACGTGCCCAGCCTGCTCCCCTGGAGCACCAATAAGAGACCAA TTTTCTCCTCTGTCacgttgctgctgctgcctcacagTCAGGGGAACATCTGGCTGTATGAAGACTCCGTGCTCATCACCGGGAAGGTACCTG ACAGCTCATCCCAGCCGATGGTGAAGTTCCCAAAGAACATTCTCACGATCCCGGATAAGACCAACATCTCTTCGGTGATGGCGTTCCTGACTGTACCACATCCCCACCTGGCGAAGGACTGCACCAACTGCACGCCGGGCTTCATCAGCAACAAAtcag TTTTCAGAAGTATTGATCTGAAAGCCGTGGCAGCCATCAGCGTCCTGCTGTACTCCGGTGGCGAGGAGATACAGGTTCGAGGACCCATCCAGATCAGTCTGCCGCTGGGCCACCACACACACCTCAGGGCCTCTGATACTGTGCCAGCCTGGGCCTTCAACCAGAAGACAG GTGGCTGGGAGAATCATGGTCTGGGAATAGTTAAAACGGTTGGAAATGAGCTGGTTTGGACCTACACCGCTTCCCATCTGGGCTACTGGATCGCCGCCCCTCTGCCTTCATCAAGAG ATTATCTGGGACATGCAAACTCTTTGGATTTCCTATCTTACCATACCTACCTGTTGGTAGGAATACTGGGTGGAACTCTGGCCATAGTGATCGGATTTCTGTCCCTGCTCTTGTGCCACTGTGG AGGTTCTTATCGAGAGcccaggaggaggagagcacgTTTTTCCAAATTGACGGTTGTAAAGAAAGACCAAACCACCTCCACCCACATGGAAGAGGGCTTGTTGTTCCGATCTGGCGACAACAGCCTCGCCACCTGCAGCATCCAGTGCGAACCGTCATCTACTCCAAGGCACAAAGCCAACTATAACATCTATGTGGAGGATCCAGGGACTCGTGCCACGGCACCGCTTTATGAGAACATCACTCCAGATCGGATGAAGGGTCCTCAGCCGCCACCTCACTACATCAACAGTGAGGAGGTGTCTCGATTAAGGGAGAAGTCGGAGCAGAACCGGGCCAACATCAACTGCGACAACTTCTTTCAGGATAAGCTGGTCCATATCTACAACCAGCCAGTGGCCATTATTCCCGCTCCCGAGCTCTTCAGTGCTCAGGAGCAGCAGCTACCAGGCTGCAAGTCCGCCACCTTCCCCCGCAACGGAAGTGAGTATGATGCTCACTCAGAGCCTGCAAGTAAAGACAGCTACACCCAGACACTACCCAAAGTTCCTCACCACCACTCACAAGGTGGGAGCAGCCCACAGCAGAGTAGCCAAGATGATACCCAGCCTCTGGAGACGCCCCCTCAGGGGCAAGGCCCTAACAGTGTGTGGGGACGCTACAGTAACCTCCTTGAATCCTCCGTCTCTGTGCCTGGGACTCTTAATGAGGCAGCTGGCATGGAGGGCTTCAACACCGGGCACGGCGTGCCCAGTGAGTTGCAGGGGATTTCAGAGCGCACCTTGCTGGAGCTGACACGTGGCAAGTCCTTGTCGTCTCACCCCAGAGCCTGGTTTGTCTCCTTAGACGGGAAGCCAGCAGCGCAGGTCCGCCACTCCATCATTGAGCTCCAGAGCCACCACCGCCCGCCAAGCAGCAACGACACCAGCCTGGACTCAGGGGTGGACATGAACGAGCCTCAGCAAAGCATCCGCGAGACGGAGCGTGACCGACCTTCTATCAGGGCTTCTTCCCTGCCGCACCACAGCCGTGGCGGGCGGTACGGCGAAGAGCAGGACCTGAGCAGCAGTGAGAGCGGCACCACTGCTACCTGCACACCAGAGGACCCGTCCCTGAGGAACATTTTAGATGGGAGCAGTGGGGCCATTCCGAATATTCCTGAAGAGCGTGATGGGATGGATACATCCAGCGCTCAGGAGGACAGTGAATCAAGAGGTACACCACCTCCCCGGCGCCTGAGGAAGGTTAGGGAGAAGGGGAAGACGGAAAAGAGGAGCGCCAAGCACATCCGGGAGGGCAGACCTCTGACCAAGAGAAGCTAA